A genomic region of Raphanus sativus cultivar WK10039 chromosome 6, ASM80110v3, whole genome shotgun sequence contains the following coding sequences:
- the LOC108850499 gene encoding uncharacterized protein LOC108850499, with protein MFKIVSKLRLCGETVTDKQLLEKTFQTMSSSNLLLQQQYRQKGFKTYSELISCLLLAEQNNELLLKNSELRPPGSNPVPEANHTSNEPDDGAEANHVRYDHKGRGSSFGRGRGRRGHGRGRGQGGNSKGRNTPYDRPNQSNNGQGKGRGNGTSSKPQNPASSPCHRCGMMNHWAKNCRTAKHLVDLYQESLKGKNPEAHMVYKDGEDDFDHDKDDLMDFQTSDILTMLNNDPVE; from the coding sequence ATGTTTAAGATAGTCTCAAAACTGAGGCTATGCGGCGAGACTGTAACTGATAAGCAGTTGTTGgaaaagactttccagacaatgTCCTCAAGCAATTTGTTGCTTCAGCAACAATACAGACAGAAAGGTTTTAAGACCTATAGTGAGCTCATCTCATGTCTATTGCTTGCAGAACAAAATAACGAGCTGCTCTTGAAGAACAGTGAGCTTAGACCACCTGGATCTAACCCTGTCCCTGAGGCAAATCATACCTCAAATGAGCCTGATGATGGTGCTGAAGCCAACCATGTCCGATATGACCATAAGGGCCGCGGATCCTCATTTGGAAGAGGACGTGGCCGTAGAGGTCATGGGCGAGGACGTGGACAAGGTGGCAACAGCAAAGGGCGCAACACCCCTTATGACCGTCCAAACCAGTCCAATAATGGACAAGGTAAAGGCAGAGGCAATGGGACTTCTTCAAAGCCACAGAATCCTGCAAGCTCACCTTGCCATAGATGCGGAATGATGAATCATTGGGCAAAGAATTGCCGCACAGCCAAGCATCTGGTCGACCTCTATCAAGAGAGTCTTAAGGGCAAGAATCCGGAAGCACACATGGTGTACAAGGATGGTGAGGACGATTTTGATCATGACAAGGACGACCTCATGGACTTTCAGACTTCAGACATACTCACTATGCTGAATAATGATCCAGTCGAATAA